The Pan troglodytes isolate AG18354 chromosome 8, NHGRI_mPanTro3-v2.0_pri, whole genome shotgun sequence genome window below encodes:
- the LOC129136185 gene encoding protein FAM25A, giving the protein MLGGLGKLAAEGLAHRTEKATEGAIHAVEEVVKEVVGHAKETGEKAIAEAIKKAQESGDKKMKEITETVTNTVTNAITHAAESLDKLGQ; this is encoded by the exons ATGCTGGGAGGCCTGGGGAAGCTGGCTGCCGAGGGCCTGGCCCACCGCACCGAGAAGGCCACCGAGGGAGCCA TTCATGCCGTGGAGGAAGTGGTGAAGGAGGTGGTGGGACATGCCAAGGAGACTGGAGAGAAAG CCATTGCTGAAGCCATAAAGAAAGCCCAAGAGTCAGGGGACAAAAAGATGAAGGAAATCACCGAGACAGTGACCAACACAGTCACAAATGCCATCACCCATGCAGCAGAAAGTCTGGACAAACTTGGACAGTGA